A region of Geobacillus sp. 46C-IIa DNA encodes the following proteins:
- a CDS encoding bifunctional RecB family nuclease/DEAD/DEAH box helicase, producing MLYVSPAKIASYVYHECERNFYFQSLAKERRGELDVPEQLFQQPAAHESVLHRGVEWEEEVILTHLAGQVKMGERRTGAPLSHCYLDGEETIKELKRPSKRYLYQPTLIAPPRFYERYGLDSEVIRFAACRPDLIECIPGQDGFVFRIIDIKSSDVLKLSHRVQTALYALILSSVLEEHGIRGNVDWREAGVWTYKTGQPQTADISQLIPYVEPLLADELPALAEKPPDELFWHLDYRCEWCPFYNYCLDKAREQSHISLVPYLSSHASRFIRERKLPETLGEFRQFLERQENRHVLKQNAGLTRQLRRLETQLAAIVEEKVIPHDRVVADMPKWEDIRLIFTAQRDPSTGKITAASLYRVGGADVFGTGSEMHHVIAGSFEECDEVGRKLTDALDRLLQTVHDYNRGREWRAQKSVQAYVVDNYEWDNVQQLLQELLFDPEYQEKAVRLLSYFHCSSLASASDHPSEMVPLPVVVLTTAVSQLFALPVHVAYRLEDLSTYIAAYSASPFLYRANERFSFRLTNAMKMDVLHDAWQTGDEEKREAVAKELSRRLWAAHSIIQGIRAWAANIQPSPLAVWPEKFRFPASAHYCDPLISKLAFMARYEALLNYLDIRHRRSLPLAERLETGVTLHITYLGDGRFRLNNRQALEAVDQKANWLLTECSEEGEKAQQTFPDMKYAGDWSAPKGANLYFTRIRAINDDGKTTELELELPKWLDRFPLVKGRNYSLSLRYADFTTARVLRALRELDQEHHRIVELIRAPLRYRKTFRRNWEVDEVKALLRQSGLTKSQRQAFLHLLHYTLTLVWGPPGTGKTHFIAAALRLLMEFYEKRGRKLSILISGFTHAAIENVLRKVQELVPQGKADIAKLGAVQTEHVKGIAELADSKVQEWLDSGRHSVLGATLYGIQRAHEKGVLGGEFDVVVLDEASQIRVADSLLALRHVKKAGRLLIVGDHFQLPPIIQGAYKSAEGDPPLFESIFRLLFDADVEKQLTCQLTDNFRMNEALCRYPADQIYGRDYTAFNRQIAEQTLALAGAPTADEWVEAAIDPDYPLVVCTYDGVYGAQENEVEARWVASITKTLRERLLDGDGKRYHDAPDGDKAFWRRGLFIISPHRAQIRAIRRALEREGLRPPFFVDTVDKMQGQEAEAAIISYGVADPELAAMEGEFIYSLNRLNVSLTRARKKTILFLSRHLLSPSLHVLDDDEYREGVNFMLGLEHYASKHGEAQTFVVDGAVLHMYRVGRRVFDQVSSRNH from the coding sequence ATGCTTTACGTTTCTCCTGCAAAAATCGCCAGCTATGTTTACCATGAATGCGAGCGGAATTTTTACTTTCAGTCGTTGGCAAAAGAACGGCGCGGGGAGCTCGATGTGCCTGAACAGCTGTTTCAACAGCCTGCGGCTCATGAGAGCGTGCTGCACCGCGGAGTGGAGTGGGAAGAGGAAGTGATTTTGACCCATTTGGCGGGCCAGGTGAAGATGGGGGAGCGAAGGACTGGAGCGCCGCTTTCCCATTGTTATTTGGATGGAGAAGAGACGATCAAAGAACTCAAGAGGCCGAGCAAGCGGTATTTGTATCAGCCGACATTGATCGCGCCGCCGCGCTTTTATGAACGGTACGGGTTGGATTCAGAGGTGATCCGGTTTGCGGCGTGCCGTCCGGATTTGATTGAGTGTATTCCGGGGCAAGACGGCTTTGTATTTCGCATCATCGACATCAAATCATCAGACGTGTTGAAGCTGTCCCATCGCGTACAAACAGCGTTGTACGCCTTGATTTTGTCCTCGGTGTTAGAGGAGCACGGCATTAGGGGCAACGTGGATTGGCGCGAAGCGGGGGTATGGACGTACAAAACCGGACAGCCGCAAACGGCCGATATCAGTCAGTTGATCCCGTATGTCGAACCGCTTTTGGCCGACGAACTGCCGGCACTGGCCGAGAAGCCGCCCGATGAGCTGTTTTGGCACTTGGATTACCGGTGTGAATGGTGTCCGTTTTACAATTATTGTTTAGACAAAGCGCGGGAACAGTCGCATATCTCCCTCGTTCCGTACTTATCCAGCCACGCGTCCCGCTTTATCCGCGAGCGGAAGCTGCCTGAGACTCTCGGTGAGTTTCGCCAATTTCTTGAGCGTCAAGAAAACAGGCATGTGCTGAAACAAAACGCCGGACTTACGCGTCAACTTCGGCGGCTTGAAACCCAGCTTGCGGCCATTGTTGAAGAAAAAGTCATTCCGCACGATCGCGTCGTAGCGGATATGCCCAAATGGGAGGACATCCGTCTGATTTTCACCGCCCAGCGCGATCCGTCGACGGGAAAGATCACAGCCGCATCGCTGTACCGCGTCGGCGGGGCAGATGTGTTTGGAACGGGATCGGAAATGCATCATGTGATCGCCGGTTCGTTTGAGGAATGCGATGAGGTTGGACGAAAGTTGACGGATGCGCTTGATCGTTTGCTTCAGACGGTGCACGATTATAACCGGGGGCGAGAGTGGCGAGCGCAAAAATCGGTTCAGGCGTATGTCGTCGACAATTATGAATGGGACAATGTGCAACAGTTGCTTCAAGAGCTTTTGTTCGATCCGGAATATCAAGAAAAAGCCGTTCGGTTGCTGTCTTATTTTCATTGCAGCTCATTAGCAAGTGCCAGCGATCACCCAAGCGAGATGGTTCCGCTGCCTGTCGTTGTCCTGACAACCGCAGTGAGCCAGCTATTCGCTCTGCCTGTGCATGTCGCTTACCGTCTTGAGGACTTGTCGACGTATATCGCCGCTTACAGCGCTTCACCGTTTCTGTATCGGGCGAATGAGCGTTTTTCGTTTCGTTTGACAAACGCCATGAAAATGGATGTCTTGCACGACGCATGGCAAACGGGGGACGAAGAAAAAAGGGAAGCCGTTGCGAAGGAGCTGAGCCGCCGCCTTTGGGCCGCTCACAGCATCATTCAAGGCATCCGCGCTTGGGCCGCCAACATCCAGCCTTCTCCGCTCGCTGTTTGGCCAGAAAAATTTCGTTTTCCCGCTTCGGCTCATTACTGCGATCCACTTATTTCGAAGTTAGCGTTTATGGCGCGCTACGAGGCGCTATTAAACTACTTGGATATTCGTCATCGCCGCTCGCTCCCGCTTGCTGAGCGTCTCGAAACAGGGGTTACGCTTCATATCACGTACCTTGGTGACGGGCGGTTCCGGTTGAACAATCGGCAGGCGTTGGAAGCGGTCGATCAAAAAGCGAACTGGCTGCTGACGGAATGCAGTGAGGAAGGGGAAAAAGCGCAACAGACGTTTCCTGATATGAAATACGCAGGTGACTGGTCAGCGCCGAAGGGGGCCAACTTGTACTTTACTCGCATTCGCGCCATTAATGACGATGGCAAGACGACTGAACTTGAACTCGAGTTGCCGAAATGGCTTGACCGTTTCCCGCTTGTAAAAGGAAGGAATTATTCACTGTCGCTGCGGTACGCCGACTTCACAACGGCGCGCGTCTTGCGGGCGCTGCGGGAGTTGGATCAGGAACATCATCGCATTGTGGAGTTGATTCGCGCCCCGCTCCGCTATCGAAAGACGTTTCGGCGAAACTGGGAAGTAGACGAAGTCAAGGCGCTTCTCCGTCAAAGCGGGCTGACGAAAAGCCAGCGCCAAGCGTTTCTCCACCTTCTCCATTATACGTTGACGCTCGTTTGGGGGCCGCCTGGCACTGGGAAAACGCATTTTATCGCCGCTGCCCTTCGCCTGCTGATGGAATTTTATGAAAAGCGGGGACGGAAGCTCTCCATTCTCATTTCCGGCTTCACCCATGCAGCGATCGAAAACGTCCTGCGCAAAGTTCAGGAGCTTGTGCCGCAAGGAAAGGCAGACATCGCCAAGCTCGGTGCGGTTCAGACGGAACATGTCAAAGGGATCGCCGAACTGGCAGACAGCAAAGTTCAGGAATGGCTTGACAGCGGCCGCCATAGCGTGCTTGGTGCCACGCTGTACGGCATCCAACGAGCGCATGAAAAAGGGGTGCTAGGTGGCGAATTTGACGTCGTTGTGCTTGACGAAGCGTCGCAAATTCGGGTCGCTGACTCGCTGCTGGCGCTCCGTCATGTGAAAAAGGCAGGAAGGCTGCTCATTGTCGGCGACCATTTCCAACTGCCGCCGATTATCCAAGGAGCGTACAAGAGCGCTGAAGGGGATCCGCCTTTGTTCGAATCGATTTTCCGCCTGCTGTTTGACGCGGACGTAGAGAAGCAGCTCACTTGCCAGTTGACGGATAACTTCCGCATGAATGAGGCGCTCTGCCGCTATCCGGCCGATCAGATTTACGGGCGGGACTATACGGCGTTCAACCGCCAAATTGCCGAGCAAACGCTGGCGCTCGCCGGCGCTCCAACTGCCGATGAATGGGTGGAAGCGGCGATCGATCCCGACTATCCGCTTGTCGTCTGCACGTATGACGGCGTGTACGGTGCGCAAGAAAACGAGGTGGAAGCGCGTTGGGTGGCGAGTATAACGAAAACGCTTCGGGAGCGGTTGTTGGATGGTGACGGAAAACGATATCATGATGCGCCAGACGGCGACAAGGCGTTTTGGCGTCGCGGTCTGTTCATCATCTCGCCGCATCGGGCGCAAATCCGCGCCATCCGCCGTGCGCTTGAACGCGAAGGGCTGCGCCCGCCGTTTTTCGTCGATACGGTTGACAAAATGCAGGGGCAAGAGGCAGAAGCGGCGATCATCAGCTACGGCGTCGCCGACCCGGAATTGGCCGCGATGGAAGGGGAGTTCATCTACAGCCTCAACCGATTGAACGTCTCGCTCACACGCGCGCGGAAAAAGACGATTCTTTTCCTTTCCCGCCATCTGCTGTCCCCCTCGCTGCACGTGCTAGATGACGACGAGTATCGCGAAGGGGTCAACTTTATGTTGGGTCTTGAGCACTATGCATCAAAGCACGGAGAAGCCCAAACGTTCGTTGTCGACGGTGCCGTCCTGCACATGTATCGGGTCGGTCGCCGCGTGTTCGATCAGGTGTCTTCCCGCAACCATTAA
- a CDS encoding NAD(P)-dependent oxidoreductase has product MDILRLNLEKNFLEVEPGLTDREAIEEANRCLYCYDAPCIQACPTGIDIPAFIKKIASGNLKGSAKTIMLSNPVGASCARVCPTEELCEGACVLNHSTKPIMIGKLQRYATDWAIRDGGVLFQAGRKNGKKVAVIGGGPAGLSAARELARLGYAVTIFEAESEAGGLNTYGIVSFRLPQNISFWEVNQVKSLGVQIRVNTRVGDDIEVSELLEQYDAIVLAIGMGKVPKLGIPGEDLQGVYDAIEFIKKTKTKPLTDRLVGKRVVVIGAGNTAIDAATCSVRLGAENVKILYRRTRGEMTAYEFEYEFAKQDGVEFRWLTAPKRIIGDGNGKVTHIECVRMELGEPDDDGRRRPVLIKGSEFTIPVDAVIKAIGQERHVELIEDLGLEHDHGVVKVNLETYQTSNPKVFACGDVIFEKGKGEAMVVAAAQQGKETAYGIHRYLTKTASETA; this is encoded by the coding sequence ATGGATATATTGCGTTTGAACTTAGAGAAAAATTTTTTGGAAGTAGAGCCCGGTCTGACAGACAGAGAAGCGATTGAGGAAGCGAACCGGTGCTTGTATTGCTATGATGCACCGTGTATTCAAGCCTGTCCGACAGGAATTGATATCCCCGCTTTCATCAAAAAAATCGCTTCAGGGAACTTAAAAGGATCGGCCAAAACGATCATGCTGTCAAATCCAGTTGGCGCCAGCTGTGCAAGGGTGTGTCCGACAGAAGAGTTGTGCGAGGGGGCCTGTGTTTTAAATCATTCTACTAAACCAATTATGATTGGAAAATTGCAACGGTATGCAACAGATTGGGCGATTCGGGATGGAGGAGTACTGTTTCAAGCGGGGAGAAAAAACGGGAAAAAGGTGGCGGTTATTGGCGGCGGCCCCGCTGGATTATCGGCAGCTAGAGAGCTAGCTCGCTTAGGATACGCAGTAACGATCTTTGAAGCAGAGAGCGAGGCCGGCGGATTAAACACATACGGAATTGTTTCTTTCCGACTGCCACAAAACATTTCATTTTGGGAAGTAAACCAAGTGAAAAGCTTGGGAGTACAAATTCGGGTAAACACAAGGGTCGGGGATGATATAGAAGTCAGCGAGTTGCTGGAACAGTATGATGCCATCGTATTAGCGATTGGTATGGGGAAAGTACCAAAACTGGGGATCCCAGGAGAAGATTTACAAGGTGTATATGATGCGATTGAGTTTATTAAGAAGACGAAAACGAAACCGTTGACGGATCGGTTGGTAGGAAAAAGGGTGGTCGTGATTGGTGCGGGAAATACAGCCATTGACGCGGCTACCTGTTCGGTGCGTCTAGGAGCGGAAAACGTTAAGATTTTATATCGTCGGACAAGGGGAGAAATGACTGCTTATGAGTTTGAGTATGAGTTTGCTAAACAGGATGGGGTCGAATTTCGTTGGTTAACAGCTCCTAAACGGATTATTGGCGATGGGAATGGCAAGGTCACCCATATTGAATGTGTTCGTATGGAATTGGGAGAGCCAGATGATGATGGACGCCGGCGTCCTGTTTTGATTAAGGGATCGGAATTTACTATACCGGTTGATGCGGTGATTAAAGCCATTGGTCAGGAACGCCATGTCGAATTGATTGAGGATTTGGGGTTGGAGCATGATCATGGCGTCGTCAAGGTGAATCTTGAAACTTATCAAACGTCAAATCCGAAGGTGTTTGCTTGCGGGGATGTTATTTTTGAAAAAGGAAAAGGTGAGGCAATGGTGGTAGCCGCAGCACAGCAAGGGAAAGAAACGGCCTACGGGATCCATCGATATTTGACCAAGACAGCGAGCGAAACGGCATAA
- a CDS encoding site-specific DNA-methyltransferase, translated as MANGGRRTKGATGAKLELVKELFPEAMAGEAIDWERLKKALGCQAGDEVYEFAWPGKAEAKRLAEMPATGVLRPDRAASERWETTNNWYIEGDNLEALKLLRASHEGSVQMIYIDPPYNTGKALTYKDNWRKRKQLASAGGGEAEEARVHAGWLNMMYPRLWAAKALLAETGAIFISIDDTEQANLKKMCDEIFGERNFVATFIWQRAFSPVNMNKFASRNHDFILCYAKNIDRLAWYGLPRHPEADGRYANPDNDPRGPWTSGDLSVGPPIPEKVYDIVTPGGRVVSPPNGYCWRVTKERFAELAADNRIWFGKDGNGVPRLKRFLREVKPTMTPLTVWTHDEVSHSQEAKKELKELFDGVAVMDYPKPVKLIQRMVALTTKADDIILDFFSGSATTAHAVMQQNAEDGGRRSFIMVQLPEQTAKTSEAYQAGLRTICDIGRERIRRAGEKLVRETGKTELDIGFKVFQIERKSNEPAR; from the coding sequence ATGGCAAACGGCGGCAGGAGAACGAAAGGGGCAACAGGTGCGAAGCTTGAACTGGTCAAGGAGCTTTTTCCGGAAGCGATGGCAGGCGAGGCGATCGACTGGGAGCGGCTGAAAAAGGCGCTTGGCTGCCAGGCGGGGGACGAAGTGTATGAGTTTGCGTGGCCGGGAAAAGCGGAGGCGAAGCGGTTGGCGGAGATGCCCGCCACGGGAGTGCTGCGGCCCGACCGGGCGGCAAGCGAGCGGTGGGAAACGACGAACAATTGGTATATTGAAGGAGACAATTTGGAAGCGCTCAAGCTGTTGCGGGCGTCGCATGAAGGAAGCGTGCAAATGATTTACATTGACCCGCCGTATAATACGGGAAAGGCGTTGACGTACAAAGACAATTGGCGCAAAAGGAAACAACTGGCTTCTGCGGGGGGTGGGGAAGCGGAGGAAGCACGCGTTCATGCCGGCTGGCTCAACATGATGTACCCGCGCCTTTGGGCGGCGAAGGCGTTGTTGGCCGAGACAGGGGCGATCTTTATCTCTATTGATGATACGGAACAGGCGAATTTGAAAAAAATGTGTGATGAAATTTTCGGCGAGCGCAATTTTGTCGCGACGTTCATTTGGCAGCGGGCGTTTTCGCCGGTGAACATGAACAAGTTCGCCTCTCGCAATCATGACTTCATTTTGTGCTACGCGAAAAACATCGACCGACTCGCCTGGTATGGCTTGCCGCGCCATCCGGAAGCGGATGGGCGGTATGCCAACCCAGACAATGACCCGCGCGGGCCGTGGACGTCCGGCGATTTGTCGGTCGGTCCGCCGATTCCGGAAAAAGTTTATGACATCGTGACCCCAGGCGGCCGGGTTGTTTCTCCGCCGAACGGGTATTGTTGGCGGGTGACGAAAGAGCGCTTCGCCGAGTTGGCGGCGGACAACCGCATTTGGTTTGGCAAGGATGGAAACGGAGTGCCGCGCCTAAAGCGGTTTTTGCGCGAGGTGAAACCGACGATGACACCGCTCACGGTCTGGACGCATGACGAGGTGTCCCACTCGCAGGAGGCAAAAAAGGAGCTGAAGGAGCTGTTTGACGGGGTGGCGGTGATGGATTACCCAAAGCCGGTTAAGCTCATTCAGCGCATGGTGGCGTTGACAACGAAGGCCGATGACATCATCCTCGATTTTTTTTCTGGCTCGGCGACGACCGCTCATGCGGTTATGCAGCAAAACGCTGAAGACGGGGGACGGCGGTCGTTCATCATGGTGCAGCTTCCTGAACAGACGGCGAAAACGTCTGAGGCATATCAAGCCGGATTGCGGACGATTTGCGACATCGGCCGTGAGCGCATCCGTCGCGCGGGGGAGAAACTCGTACGGGAAACAGGGAAGACGGAGCTCGATATCGGCTTTAAAGTGTTTCAAATTGAACGGAAATCAAACGAGCCCGCTCGCTAA
- the preA gene encoding NAD-dependent dihydropyrimidine dehydrogenase subunit PreA, with amino-acid sequence MADLSISLAGIKSPNPFWLASAPPTNSGYQVQRAFEAGWGGAVWKTLGDPILNVSSRFAAISFNGYRVMGFNNIELITDRPLEENLKEIYETKKRFPDRAVVASLMVEPKREKWHEIVKRVEDVGVDGLELNFGCPHGMAERGMGSASGQVPELVEKQTYWVKEVARTPVIVKLTPNITDITATAEAAAQGGADAISLINTINSLMGVDLDTWNTIPHVAGKGAHGGYCGPAVKPIALNMVAECARHPRIRIPISGIGGISTWKDAVEFMLMGATGVQVCTAVMHHGFRIIEDMIEGLNHYLDEKGIASVKDIVGKSVPKYSNWGDLDLNYKVVARINTERCINCNKCYISCEDASHQCIERFRDETGKEYLKVREEDCVGCNLCSIVCPVDGAIEMVEIPSEHPPMTWNERQAALGQLSGYSVDIK; translated from the coding sequence ATGGCCGATTTAAGCATTAGCTTAGCAGGAATTAAGTCTCCCAACCCATTTTGGCTCGCTTCGGCCCCTCCCACGAATTCAGGGTATCAAGTGCAAAGGGCATTCGAAGCGGGGTGGGGAGGAGCAGTATGGAAAACATTAGGCGACCCTATTTTGAACGTATCGTCTCGATTTGCAGCAATCAGTTTTAACGGGTATCGGGTCATGGGCTTTAACAATATTGAACTAATCACGGATCGCCCCCTTGAGGAAAATTTAAAGGAAATTTATGAGACCAAAAAACGATTTCCTGATCGAGCAGTAGTTGCTTCTCTGATGGTCGAACCCAAGCGTGAGAAATGGCATGAAATTGTGAAGCGGGTGGAAGATGTCGGTGTAGATGGATTAGAGCTAAACTTCGGATGCCCACACGGAATGGCGGAACGAGGAATGGGGTCGGCATCAGGTCAAGTACCAGAATTAGTCGAGAAACAAACGTACTGGGTCAAAGAAGTAGCACGCACTCCTGTCATTGTCAAGCTAACCCCCAATATTACCGATATTACAGCTACGGCTGAAGCAGCCGCCCAAGGCGGAGCGGATGCCATTAGTTTAATTAATACGATTAATAGTCTAATGGGAGTAGACTTAGACACATGGAATACGATTCCGCATGTAGCCGGGAAGGGAGCGCATGGCGGATACTGTGGTCCAGCAGTGAAGCCGATTGCTTTAAATATGGTGGCTGAATGTGCGCGTCACCCTCGCATCCGCATCCCAATTTCAGGAATTGGCGGGATATCGACCTGGAAAGACGCCGTCGAATTTATGCTGATGGGAGCTACAGGGGTTCAAGTGTGTACGGCGGTTATGCATCATGGATTTCGGATTATTGAGGATATGATTGAAGGATTGAATCACTATCTTGATGAAAAAGGAATTGCTTCTGTTAAGGATATTGTCGGAAAATCTGTACCAAAGTATTCCAATTGGGGAGATTTAGATCTTAACTATAAAGTTGTGGCACGGATTAATACAGAGCGCTGCATTAATTGCAATAAGTGCTACATCTCCTGCGAAGATGCTTCACATCAATGTATCGAACGTTTCAGAGATGAAACTGGAAAAGAGTATTTAAAAGTACGCGAAGAGGATTGTGTAGGGTGCAATTTATGTTCCATCGTCTGCCCTGTGGACGGGGCGATTGAGATGGTAGAAATACCGAGTGAGCACCCTCCGATGACATGGAATGAACGGCAAGCTGCTCTTGGCCAGCTAAGCGGTTACAGTGTGGATATTAAATAA
- a CDS encoding nitrilase-related carbon-nitrogen hydrolase, with amino-acid sequence MADQVVVGLIQASHDVHGDEPVEVHKEKAIEKHIKLVREAKDRGAQIICLQEIFYGPYFCAEQNTKWYDAAEEIPNGPTTKMFQNIAKQLGVVIVLPIYEREGIATYYNTAAVIDADGTYLGKYRKNHIPHVGVGNEGYGFWEKFYFKPGNLGYPVFDTAFAKIGVYICYDRHFPEGARILGLKGAEIVFNPSATVAGLSEYLWKLEQPAHAVANGYYVAAINRIGYETPWNMGEFYGQSYLVDPRGNFVSLGSRDQDEVVIGEVNKKMIREVRDTWQFYRDRRPETYDEMTALLP; translated from the coding sequence ATGGCCGATCAAGTGGTCGTAGGGTTGATTCAAGCATCCCATGATGTCCATGGAGACGAGCCGGTTGAGGTTCATAAGGAAAAGGCGATCGAAAAGCATATCAAGCTTGTAAGAGAAGCAAAAGACCGGGGAGCACAAATCATTTGTTTGCAAGAAATTTTCTATGGCCCATATTTCTGTGCAGAACAAAATACGAAGTGGTATGACGCGGCAGAAGAAATTCCGAACGGTCCGACGACAAAAATGTTCCAAAATATTGCAAAGCAACTAGGGGTTGTCATCGTCTTGCCGATTTACGAAAGAGAGGGGATCGCTACCTATTATAATACGGCTGCTGTCATTGATGCGGATGGCACATACTTAGGAAAATATAGAAAAAATCATATCCCTCATGTTGGTGTAGGTAACGAAGGGTACGGATTTTGGGAGAAGTTCTATTTTAAACCGGGCAATTTAGGATATCCCGTATTTGATACGGCATTTGCCAAGATTGGTGTCTATATTTGTTACGACCGCCACTTCCCTGAAGGAGCAAGAATTTTAGGATTAAAAGGAGCCGAAATTGTGTTTAATCCGTCTGCTACAGTGGCAGGTCTCTCCGAGTATTTATGGAAATTAGAGCAACCCGCTCATGCAGTGGCCAACGGCTATTATGTAGCTGCCATCAACCGTATTGGATATGAAACACCATGGAATATGGGTGAATTTTACGGACAGTCCTACTTAGTTGATCCTAGGGGGAATTTTGTATCCTTAGGAAGCCGTGATCAAGATGAAGTTGTGATCGGCGAAGTAAATAAGAAAATGATTCGCGAAGTTCGGGATACGTGGCAATTTTACCGTGATCGCCGCCCAGAAACATATGATGAGATGACAGCTTTGCTTCCTTAA
- a CDS encoding NCS1 family nucleobase:cation symporter-1: MKTQIEQNGIVALTEEAAQAVSGSHLWNDDLRPTTLKEHSWKGINFATLWIGMCLCIPSYTMASGMIALGMNWWQAVGTIFLGNVIVLIPILLNSHAGTKFGIPYPVFARLWFGDKGAHIPALARAIVAAGWFGINTWIGTEAIDTLLRATFPSWGNLPGHTAIIFALFWALNISIAYKGPEAIKKLSAIAAPVVGVSAIILLIWALTNAGGWGPILETPSKFETTGDFLKVFFPSLTGVIGFWATLALNIPDFCRYAQSQKSQMIAQSISLPVTMTVFSFIGIAVTSATILIFGQALWDPVQLLAKFPPFVILLGTIIIVISSITINIGANVVAPARAIENLYPKRITFGMGAIITGLFAILLQPWYIMSNFGNYIFGWLGTYAALLGPIDGIAIADYWLVRRRQLHLKELYEPNGRYSYANGFNKNGVYALVIGVAIPVLGLFIPSLRFLWDNAWTFGLFIAIILYTYLMRGDQSILKEGEYKQITVFQSEHHTHTEMAK; the protein is encoded by the coding sequence ATGAAGACACAGATTGAACAAAATGGGATTGTCGCCTTAACTGAGGAAGCTGCCCAGGCAGTCAGTGGAAGTCATTTATGGAACGATGATTTGCGCCCAACAACCCTGAAAGAACACTCATGGAAGGGGATCAATTTTGCTACCTTATGGATTGGAATGTGCCTATGTATTCCCTCATACACCATGGCTAGCGGTATGATCGCTTTGGGCATGAACTGGTGGCAGGCTGTAGGCACCATTTTTCTCGGCAATGTCATCGTCCTTATTCCCATTCTATTAAACTCGCATGCGGGTACAAAATTTGGGATTCCTTACCCTGTGTTTGCCAGGCTTTGGTTTGGAGATAAAGGTGCACATATCCCCGCTCTAGCTCGAGCCATTGTTGCCGCTGGTTGGTTTGGAATTAATACTTGGATTGGGACGGAAGCGATCGATACATTACTTCGAGCCACATTTCCTTCTTGGGGCAACCTTCCAGGACACACTGCCATCATATTTGCCTTATTCTGGGCGCTAAATATCAGTATCGCCTATAAAGGTCCAGAAGCAATCAAAAAATTAAGCGCTATCGCCGCCCCCGTTGTCGGAGTTTCCGCGATCATCTTACTCATTTGGGCACTTACCAATGCGGGAGGATGGGGACCAATTTTAGAAACCCCTTCAAAATTTGAAACTACCGGTGACTTTTTAAAAGTCTTCTTCCCCTCTTTAACCGGTGTAATCGGCTTTTGGGCTACACTCGCTTTGAATATTCCGGATTTTTGTCGATACGCACAAAGTCAAAAATCACAAATGATTGCGCAAAGCATTTCTTTGCCAGTTACAATGACTGTATTCTCTTTTATTGGCATCGCAGTCACTTCCGCAACTATTTTGATTTTTGGTCAAGCGCTTTGGGATCCGGTACAACTGTTGGCCAAATTTCCTCCATTTGTCATTCTATTGGGGACTATCATCATTGTCATTTCTTCCATAACGATCAATATTGGCGCCAATGTTGTTGCTCCTGCTCGTGCAATTGAAAACCTATATCCTAAACGAATTACGTTTGGAATGGGAGCCATTATCACAGGTTTGTTCGCTATTTTGCTTCAACCATGGTACATCATGTCTAATTTTGGTAATTACATTTTTGGATGGCTTGGCACTTATGCTGCTTTACTTGGACCGATTGATGGAATTGCTATTGCTGATTATTGGCTTGTGCGCCGCAGACAGCTGCATCTAAAGGAGTTATACGAGCCAAATGGTCGTTACAGCTATGCAAATGGATTTAACAAAAACGGAGTATATGCATTAGTTATTGGAGTCGCCATTCCTGTGTTAGGTTTATTCATCCCGTCCCTTCGCTTTCTTTGGGATAACGCATGGACATTCGGATTGTTTATTGCGATCATCTTATACACATACTTAATGAGAGGAGATCAAAGTATATTAAAAGAAGGAGAATATAAACAAATTACTGTATTCCAATCCGAACATCACACTCATACGGAGATGGCAAAATAA